In Microbacterium maritypicum, the following are encoded in one genomic region:
- a CDS encoding helix-turn-helix domain-containing protein, whose translation MADLISFPRTPRPDRPKSSGPEPLWRQMLGDQLRRRRHDREETLTETAEMAGVSPQYLSEVERGLKEPSSEMIAAIAGALDTSLIELTSAVADDLRSAAVPASAAVSVSAAVSVSRGSFALAA comes from the coding sequence ATGGCCGACCTGATCTCGTTCCCGCGCACCCCTCGCCCCGACCGCCCGAAGTCGAGCGGGCCCGAGCCGCTGTGGCGTCAGATGCTGGGCGACCAGCTGCGCCGCCGCCGTCACGACCGCGAAGAGACCCTCACCGAGACTGCGGAGATGGCGGGCGTCTCGCCCCAGTACCTCTCCGAGGTCGAGCGGGGGCTGAAGGAGCCGTCGAGCGAGATGATCGCCGCCATCGCCGGCGCACTCGACACGAGCCTGATCGAGCTCACGAGCGCCGTGGCCGATGACCTGCGCTCGGCCGCGGTGCCGGCATCCGCTGCGGTGTCGGTGTCCGCTGCGGTGTCGGTGTCGCGCGGCTCCTTCGCCCTCGCCGCCTGA
- the ribA gene encoding GTP cyclohydrolase II codes for MIETSTVAPVATERTRVRVPLRFGDGFSTTADVVTFDGLIDGREHLLLGLGDWRAALERAADGGAAPLVRPHSECLTGDVFGSERCDCGPQLREAVERIADEGGFLLYLRQEGRGIGLYAKLDAYALQDAGLDTYEANVALGHGEDERDYTVAAQMLNAIGVDGIRLLSNNPDKAVQLEALGIRVSERVPTEVHLSEANTRYLQAKRDHTAHTLDLSAA; via the coding sequence ATGATTGAAACTTCAACCGTCGCTCCGGTCGCCACGGAACGCACCCGCGTCCGCGTGCCGCTGCGCTTCGGGGACGGCTTCTCCACCACCGCCGACGTCGTCACCTTCGACGGCCTGATCGACGGCCGCGAGCACCTGCTGCTCGGCCTCGGCGACTGGCGCGCGGCGCTCGAGCGCGCAGCCGACGGGGGCGCCGCACCCCTCGTGCGCCCGCACAGCGAGTGCCTGACCGGTGACGTCTTCGGCTCGGAGCGCTGCGACTGCGGCCCCCAGCTCCGCGAGGCTGTGGAGCGCATCGCCGACGAGGGCGGCTTCCTGCTGTATCTGCGCCAGGAGGGTCGCGGCATCGGCCTGTACGCCAAGCTCGACGCGTACGCGCTGCAGGACGCCGGACTCGACACGTATGAGGCCAACGTCGCCCTGGGCCACGGTGAAGACGAGCGCGACTACACCGTCGCCGCGCAGATGCTGAACGCGATCGGCGTCGACGGCATCCGTCTGCTGAGCAACAACCCCGACAAGGCCGTGCAGCTCGAGGCCCTCGGCATCCGCGTCTCCGAGCGCGTGCCCACCGAGGTGCACCTGTCGGAGGCGAACACCCGCTACCTGCAGGCCAAGCGGGACCACACCGCCCACACGCTCGACCTGTCGGCGGCGTGA
- a CDS encoding ClpP family protease: MSTYSIPNVIAQHPRGERIMDVYSHLLAERVIYLGTGIDAGVANALIAQLLHLDADSPESGIQFYINSEGGDPGAALAIYDTMQHIRPAIATTCVGQAIGPAALLVAAGASGQRAALAHARIVLHQPAGQSRGAIPDLILAADEVVRVRSDMEEILARHSGRTVAELRADTDRDRVFTASAALDYGLIDTVLGPRGL, encoded by the coding sequence ATGAGCACGTACTCGATCCCCAACGTCATCGCGCAGCATCCGCGGGGCGAGCGCATCATGGACGTCTACTCCCACCTGCTCGCCGAGCGCGTTATCTATCTCGGTACCGGCATCGACGCGGGTGTGGCGAACGCGCTCATCGCGCAGCTGCTGCACCTCGACGCGGACAGTCCGGAGAGCGGCATCCAGTTCTACATCAACAGCGAGGGCGGCGACCCCGGCGCGGCCCTGGCGATCTACGACACCATGCAGCACATCCGTCCGGCCATCGCGACGACCTGCGTCGGACAGGCGATCGGTCCCGCTGCGCTGCTCGTCGCCGCCGGAGCATCGGGCCAGCGCGCCGCGCTCGCGCACGCCCGCATCGTCCTGCATCAGCCGGCCGGCCAGTCGCGCGGTGCGATCCCCGATCTGATCCTCGCGGCCGACGAGGTGGTGCGGGTGCGGTCCGACATGGAGGAGATCCTCGCGAGGCACAGCGGGCGCACGGTTGCGGAGCTCCGCGCCGACACCGACCGCGACCGGGTGTTCACGGCATCCGCTGCCCTGGACTACGGACTGATCGACACGGTGCTCGGACCGCGGGGGCTGTGA
- a CDS encoding zinc-dependent alcohol dehydrogenase family protein, with protein sequence MRGVVMYAPGDVRVEEREKPTISRPTDAVIRLAATCICGSDLWPYRGDDNVEHTPMGHEYVGVVEEIGDAVQTLKVGDFVVGSFMASDNTCEICQAGYQSRCVHVVPMGKYGTQAEYSLIPHADGTLVVTPGQPDADLIPSLLAASDVLGTGWFAAVAAEAGPGKTVAVVGDGAVGLLGILAARELGAERIIAMSRHADRQALAREFGATDIVEERGDEGVARIKELTNGLGAHSVIEAVGTQESMMQAIRSTRPGGHVGYVGVSHDVALPGEELFFSGVHLHGGPAPVRRFLPQLIQLIWDRKIDPGKVFDLTLPLEDAAEGYRAMDERRATKVLLTV encoded by the coding sequence ATGCGTGGAGTAGTCATGTACGCCCCCGGCGACGTCCGGGTCGAGGAGCGCGAGAAGCCGACGATCAGCCGACCGACGGATGCCGTCATCCGGCTCGCCGCGACCTGCATCTGCGGGTCGGACCTGTGGCCGTACCGCGGTGATGACAACGTCGAACACACCCCGATGGGGCACGAGTACGTCGGCGTCGTCGAGGAGATCGGCGACGCGGTGCAGACCCTGAAGGTCGGCGACTTCGTGGTCGGCTCGTTCATGGCCTCGGACAACACCTGCGAGATCTGCCAGGCGGGCTACCAGTCCCGCTGTGTGCACGTCGTCCCGATGGGGAAGTACGGCACCCAGGCCGAGTACTCGCTCATCCCGCACGCCGACGGCACGCTCGTCGTCACCCCCGGGCAGCCCGACGCCGACCTGATCCCCTCGCTGCTCGCGGCATCCGACGTGCTCGGCACGGGCTGGTTCGCGGCGGTCGCCGCCGAGGCCGGACCGGGGAAGACCGTCGCCGTCGTCGGTGATGGAGCCGTGGGGCTGCTCGGCATCCTCGCCGCCCGCGAACTCGGGGCCGAGCGCATCATCGCGATGAGCCGGCACGCCGACCGGCAGGCGCTGGCACGCGAGTTCGGCGCCACCGACATCGTCGAAGAGCGCGGAGACGAGGGGGTGGCGCGCATCAAGGAGCTCACGAACGGGCTCGGCGCGCACTCGGTGATCGAGGCGGTCGGCACGCAGGAGTCGATGATGCAGGCGATCCGTTCGACCCGCCCCGGCGGACACGTCGGCTACGTCGGCGTCTCGCACGACGTGGCACTGCCCGGTGAAGAGCTGTTCTTCTCCGGCGTGCATCTGCACGGAGGGCCCGCTCCGGTGCGGCGTTTCCTGCCCCAGCTGATCCAGCTCATCTGGGACCGCAAGATCGACCCCGGCAAGGTGTTCGACCTCACCCTCCCACTCGAGGATGCCGCCGAGGGATATCGCGCGATGGACGAGCGTCGCGCCACCAAGGTGCTGCTCACGGTCTGA
- a CDS encoding DMT family transporter translates to MPSRLRWMRLRPQEAALIAITAVWGGTFLLVHWAMEHSGPWFFVGIRFLIAGLISVVIFRRVLRGIRWRDVGAGVAIGVMIYLGYGLQTLGLQTIDSSTSAFITAMYVPLVPFAQWAVFRKRPPAMAFAGAGLAFVGLLLIAGPDAFALTLGAGEIATMISTLPIAAEIILISLFAGKIDLGRITVIQLLTAGVLGLLTMPVVGEGVPEFSWIWVGCAVGLGAASCLIQLTMNWAQKSVSPTRATIIYAGEPVWAGVIGRIAGERLPATALIGGALVVLGILASELKLVRRRAESGGSPPPPLDDVRP, encoded by the coding sequence ATGCCCTCTCGTCTTCGGTGGATGCGGCTCCGCCCCCAAGAGGCCGCACTCATCGCGATCACCGCGGTGTGGGGCGGCACGTTCCTGCTCGTGCACTGGGCGATGGAGCACTCGGGGCCCTGGTTCTTCGTCGGCATCCGGTTCCTGATCGCGGGACTGATCAGCGTCGTCATCTTCCGCCGCGTGCTGCGCGGCATCCGCTGGCGTGATGTCGGCGCCGGCGTCGCGATCGGCGTCATGATCTACCTCGGCTACGGGCTGCAGACGCTCGGGCTGCAGACCATCGACAGCAGCACCTCGGCCTTCATCACCGCGATGTACGTGCCGCTGGTTCCGTTCGCGCAGTGGGCCGTGTTCCGCAAGCGACCGCCGGCCATGGCCTTCGCGGGTGCCGGGCTGGCGTTCGTGGGGCTGCTGCTGATCGCCGGGCCCGACGCCTTCGCCCTCACCCTCGGCGCCGGCGAGATCGCGACCATGATCAGCACTCTGCCCATCGCGGCCGAGATCATCCTGATCAGCCTGTTCGCCGGGAAGATCGACCTCGGCCGCATCACCGTCATCCAGCTGCTGACCGCCGGAGTGCTGGGGCTGCTCACGATGCCGGTGGTGGGTGAGGGCGTGCCGGAGTTCTCATGGATCTGGGTCGGCTGCGCGGTGGGGCTGGGCGCGGCGAGCTGCCTGATCCAGCTGACCATGAACTGGGCGCAGAAGTCGGTCTCCCCCACCCGCGCGACCATCATCTACGCCGGCGAGCCGGTGTGGGCAGGGGTCATCGGGCGCATCGCCGGTGAGCGACTGCCCGCGACCGCGCTCATCGGCGGAGCGCTCGTCGTGCTCGGGATCCTCGCGAGCGAGCTGAAGCTCGTGCGGCGGCGAGCCGAGAGCGGCGGCTCGCCGCCGCCGCCGCTCGACGACGTCAGACCGTGA
- a CDS encoding PLP-dependent aspartate aminotransferase family protein, whose protein sequence is MTAPLHPDTVAVHSGRSDLEGLGVHALPIDLSTTNPLPDIERGGDSYEAMATGGRPPADGSMVYARLWNPTVARFEEALAELEHAEAAVAFASGMAAMTAVILAHTGATGARHVVAVRPLYGGTDHLLGSGLLGVETTYCHPDEVAASMRSDTGLVVVETPANPTLDIADIADVVRQAGSVPVVVDNTFATPILQNPIDLGAAMSLHSATKYLGGHGDVIAGVVACSEETAEALRRVRAVTGGLLHPLGAYLLHRGLTTLPVRVRHQQESARRVVQWLIDRPEVAEVFYPGLDGDPRGILERQMRGTGAMIAMRMRGGFAAASAVTTATTLFTHAVSLGGVDSLIQHPAALTHRPVPPEARPAADVLRLSIGLEDVDDLIADLSQAFAAVAAQSEGSLIVPVAMRSVGIRSRS, encoded by the coding sequence ATGACTGCACCGCTGCATCCCGACACCGTCGCCGTCCACAGCGGGCGCTCCGATCTCGAGGGTCTCGGGGTCCACGCGCTGCCGATCGACCTGTCGACCACGAACCCGCTGCCCGACATCGAGCGCGGTGGCGACTCCTACGAGGCGATGGCCACCGGAGGCCGCCCGCCCGCCGACGGCAGCATGGTCTACGCGCGACTGTGGAACCCGACGGTCGCCCGCTTCGAAGAGGCGCTCGCCGAGCTCGAGCATGCCGAGGCTGCGGTGGCCTTCGCCTCGGGCATGGCGGCGATGACGGCCGTGATCCTCGCGCATACGGGGGCGACCGGCGCACGCCACGTCGTCGCGGTGCGTCCGCTCTACGGTGGAACCGACCACCTGCTCGGTTCCGGGCTGCTCGGCGTCGAGACGACGTACTGCCACCCCGACGAGGTGGCCGCGTCCATGCGGTCCGACACCGGGCTCGTGGTCGTCGAGACCCCCGCGAACCCCACGCTCGACATCGCCGACATCGCCGACGTGGTGCGCCAGGCGGGTTCCGTGCCGGTGGTGGTCGACAACACGTTCGCGACCCCGATCCTGCAGAACCCGATCGACCTGGGCGCCGCGATGTCACTGCACAGCGCGACCAAATACCTCGGCGGCCACGGCGATGTCATCGCCGGCGTCGTCGCCTGCAGCGAAGAGACCGCGGAGGCGCTGCGCCGCGTGCGGGCGGTGACCGGGGGGCTCCTGCATCCGCTCGGGGCGTACCTGCTGCACCGCGGTCTCACCACCCTGCCGGTGCGGGTGCGGCACCAGCAGGAGAGTGCGCGGCGGGTGGTGCAGTGGTTGATCGATCGTCCCGAGGTCGCCGAGGTCTTCTATCCGGGGCTCGACGGAGACCCGCGCGGCATCCTCGAGCGGCAGATGCGCGGCACGGGCGCGATGATCGCGATGCGGATGCGGGGCGGGTTCGCCGCGGCCTCCGCCGTCACGACGGCGACGACGCTGTTCACGCATGCGGTCTCGCTCGGCGGGGTCGACTCGCTGATCCAGCATCCGGCCGCGCTCACGCACCGCCCGGTGCCGCCCGAGGCACGTCCTGCCGCCGATGTGCTGCGTCTGTCGATCGGCCTCGAAGACGTCGACGATCTGATCGCCGATCTGTCTCAGGCGTTCGCGGCGGTCGCCGCTCAGAGCGAGGGAAGCCTGATCGTCCCGGTCGCGATGCGCTCGGTGGGCATCCGGTCGCGGTCGTAG
- a CDS encoding Lrp/AsnC family transcriptional regulator, giving the protein MAKAQLDEIDLELLAILTRDAETTNKALAHRLGLAESTCAHRVRALRERGVIRDTRIRIDGAALGFPLQAIIKVRLANHTGAKVTALFDALASVPRVLQVFHVAGVDDFLVHVAVQDATALRDIVLEHITVHPVVRGTETQLVFELRDGPGVLPR; this is encoded by the coding sequence TTGGCGAAAGCACAACTCGACGAGATCGACCTCGAGCTGCTGGCGATCCTCACCCGTGACGCCGAGACGACCAACAAGGCCCTGGCGCACCGTCTCGGCCTCGCCGAGTCGACCTGCGCACACCGCGTGCGGGCGCTGCGCGAGCGGGGCGTGATCCGCGACACCCGCATCCGCATCGACGGGGCGGCCCTCGGCTTCCCCCTGCAGGCGATCATCAAGGTGCGCCTCGCCAATCACACCGGCGCCAAGGTGACCGCGCTGTTCGACGCACTCGCGAGCGTCCCGCGGGTGCTGCAGGTCTTCCATGTGGCAGGAGTCGACGACTTCCTGGTGCACGTGGCGGTGCAGGACGCGACCGCCCTCCGGGACATCGTGCTGGAGCACATCACGGTGCACCCGGTCGTGCGCGGCACCGAGACCCAGCTCGTGTTCGAGCTGCGCGACGGTCCGGGCGTCCTGCCGCGGTGA
- a CDS encoding acyl-CoA thioesterase translates to MAKQKTPANEKPPAWSEDGLNFRTRKWVRPEDLNANGSLFGGSLLKWIDEEAAIYAIVQLGNYRAVTKHISEINFEASAVQGDLIEIGLQATHFGTTSLTMRAVARNMITRRRILTIEKIVFVSLDDDGVPTPHGYREITYDRDRMPTERIATGTIRLPSL, encoded by the coding sequence ATGGCGAAGCAGAAGACACCCGCGAACGAGAAGCCACCGGCGTGGTCGGAAGACGGACTCAACTTCCGCACCCGCAAGTGGGTGCGCCCCGAAGATCTCAACGCGAACGGCTCGCTGTTCGGCGGGAGCCTGCTGAAGTGGATCGACGAGGAGGCGGCGATCTACGCGATCGTCCAGCTGGGCAACTACCGCGCGGTCACCAAGCACATCTCGGAGATCAACTTCGAAGCGTCGGCGGTGCAGGGCGACCTGATCGAGATCGGCCTGCAGGCCACGCATTTCGGCACGACGTCATTGACGATGCGCGCGGTCGCCCGCAACATGATCACGCGCAGGCGCATCCTCACGATCGAGAAGATCGTGTTCGTCAGCCTCGATGACGACGGAGTGCCGACCCCGCACGGCTACCGCGAGATCACCTACGACCGCGACCGGATGCCCACCGAGCGCATCGCGACCGGGACGATCAGGCTTCCCTCGCTCTGA
- a CDS encoding MarR family winged helix-turn-helix transcriptional regulator, which produces MTAAGQHPRRLDDGEMATWLPVIRFVQLLPQVLDRTLKEEVGLNHARYAILVTLAGQGEGTVTMTELARIAGLSRSRLSHALDSLEERGWVERTSCSSDKRTLSATLTAEGREMLRTAAPVHVEQVRELVLDPLTAEERAQLEAILSKLLPGVTAAL; this is translated from the coding sequence ATGACCGCGGCAGGACAGCATCCGCGTCGACTCGACGACGGAGAGATGGCGACATGGCTTCCCGTCATCCGGTTCGTCCAGCTGCTGCCGCAGGTGCTCGATCGCACCTTGAAGGAAGAGGTCGGGCTCAATCACGCCCGCTACGCCATCCTCGTCACGCTGGCCGGGCAGGGCGAAGGCACCGTGACGATGACGGAGCTCGCGCGCATCGCCGGCCTCAGCCGCTCACGCCTGAGCCACGCCCTCGACTCGCTCGAGGAGCGCGGCTGGGTGGAGCGCACCTCGTGCAGCTCCGACAAGCGCACGCTCTCGGCCACCCTGACCGCCGAAGGCCGCGAGATGCTGCGCACGGCCGCTCCGGTGCACGTCGAGCAGGTGCGGGAACTGGTGCTCGATCCACTCACGGCGGAGGAGCGCGCGCAGCTCGAAGCGATCCTCAGCAAGCTCCTGCCCGGCGTGACCGCGGCGCTGTAG
- a CDS encoding sulfurtransferase, translating to MSDFVSASELNDLLNADAPVRVIDVRWRLDRPEAGHDDYLTGHIPGAVFAALDTELATHGDPSEGRHPLPSTATLQAAARRWGVRAGDTVVAYDDFTGISAARAWWLLRQGGVDVRVLDGGIRGWQAEGFEVATDDVVPEPGDVVLDEIGGDALSIDETAAFPQSGVLIDARAADRYRGESEPYDPVAGHIPGARNLPESVHFDAAGRILDRETILASFAEIGVTPGTPVAAYCGSGVTAAHTALVLHEVGIDARVFPGSWSQWSNTPGRPVATGDQPG from the coding sequence ATGAGTGACTTCGTGAGTGCATCCGAGCTGAACGACCTGCTGAACGCCGATGCGCCCGTGCGTGTGATCGACGTGCGGTGGCGGCTGGATCGACCCGAGGCCGGGCATGACGATTACCTGACGGGCCACATCCCCGGTGCCGTGTTCGCCGCGCTGGACACGGAGCTCGCCACCCACGGCGATCCCTCGGAGGGGCGGCATCCGCTGCCCTCGACGGCGACGCTGCAGGCCGCGGCCCGTCGCTGGGGCGTCCGGGCGGGCGACACGGTCGTGGCCTACGACGACTTCACGGGCATCTCGGCGGCACGCGCCTGGTGGCTGCTGCGCCAGGGCGGTGTCGATGTGCGTGTGCTCGACGGCGGCATCCGGGGCTGGCAGGCCGAAGGCTTCGAGGTCGCGACCGATGATGTGGTGCCCGAGCCCGGCGATGTCGTGCTCGACGAGATCGGCGGCGACGCGCTGTCGATCGACGAGACGGCCGCATTCCCGCAGTCTGGCGTGCTGATCGACGCGCGAGCGGCCGACCGGTACCGCGGCGAGTCGGAGCCGTACGACCCGGTCGCCGGACACATCCCCGGCGCGCGGAACCTCCCCGAATCCGTGCACTTCGATGCGGCGGGCCGGATCCTCGACCGCGAGACGATCCTGGCGTCCTTCGCCGAGATCGGGGTGACACCCGGCACGCCGGTCGCCGCCTACTGCGGGTCCGGCGTCACGGCCGCCCACACCGCACTCGTCCTGCACGAGGTCGGCATCGACGCCCGGGTCTTCCCCGGCTCGTGGAGCCAGTGGTCCAACACTCCGGGCCGGCCGGTCGCCACGGGAGATCAGCCCGGCTGA
- a CDS encoding acyl-CoA synthetase: MSAPVRAFTMRHVQLLRALFAAVAALMITFSSDHSAPVGLSVFSGFVFTTALVQLLAAWLVLPPGSRWSYILLAALGVVAGGVSGIPAWRSDDLFFIVVSSWAIVSGGIEILAGIRSRRTADPLSRDAITVGALGVLLGIVLLLIPAGFLQEYTIEKAGTFVLSGIILGVGMFGGYAAIVAVFLGIAGLTPKRVDAAAAATESNDSTAPAEHGGER; encoded by the coding sequence ATGTCTGCCCCTGTTCGCGCATTCACCATGCGCCACGTGCAATTGCTGCGCGCGCTGTTCGCCGCCGTCGCGGCTCTGATGATCACGTTCTCGTCGGACCACTCCGCCCCTGTCGGCCTCTCGGTCTTCAGCGGCTTCGTCTTCACCACCGCGCTCGTGCAGCTGCTCGCGGCCTGGCTGGTGCTCCCGCCAGGCTCGCGCTGGTCGTACATCCTGCTCGCCGCGCTCGGCGTCGTCGCCGGTGGCGTGAGCGGCATCCCGGCCTGGCGATCCGACGACCTGTTCTTCATCGTCGTGTCCTCCTGGGCGATCGTGAGCGGCGGCATCGAGATCCTCGCCGGCATCCGCTCGCGTCGTACCGCTGATCCGCTCTCGCGCGACGCGATCACCGTCGGCGCGTTGGGCGTGCTGTTGGGCATCGTCCTGCTGCTGATCCCGGCCGGATTCCTGCAGGAGTACACGATCGAGAAGGCCGGAACGTTCGTCCTGTCCGGCATCATCCTCGGTGTCGGCATGTTCGGCGGCTACGCGGCGATCGTCGCGGTCTTCCTCGGCATCGCCGGGCTCACCCCGAAGCGGGTGGATGCCGCCGCCGCGGCCACCGAATCGAACGACAGCACCGCCCCTGCGGAGCACGGAGGAGAGCGATGA
- a CDS encoding ClpP family protease, whose protein sequence is MSEDNPSIPQFGPEARRALFHERVLVLDGALDDDNGTLLMTQLLALSAEDPAADIALWIHSPGGSVPSMLAIRDIMRLIPNDVATLALGLACSAGQFLLSAGTPGKRRALPHARILMHQGSAGIGGSAGEIETQADDLRHTRDTVLGLISADTGQPLERIFEDSLHDRWYTATQAQDYGFIDGIVASIAEVMPRQRARVGLGVNA, encoded by the coding sequence ATGAGCGAAGACAACCCCTCCATCCCGCAGTTCGGCCCTGAGGCCCGGCGCGCACTGTTCCACGAGCGCGTGCTCGTGCTCGACGGTGCGCTCGACGACGACAACGGCACGCTGCTGATGACGCAGCTGCTCGCCCTGTCGGCGGAGGATCCCGCCGCCGACATCGCCCTCTGGATCCACTCGCCCGGCGGCTCGGTGCCGTCGATGCTCGCGATCCGCGACATCATGCGGCTCATCCCCAACGACGTGGCGACCCTCGCCCTCGGGCTCGCCTGCAGCGCGGGGCAGTTCCTGCTCTCCGCGGGCACCCCGGGCAAGCGGCGGGCCCTGCCGCACGCGCGCATCCTCATGCATCAGGGCTCGGCGGGCATCGGCGGGTCCGCGGGCGAGATCGAGACGCAGGCCGACGACCTGCGGCACACGCGTGACACGGTCCTGGGCCTCATCTCGGCCGACACGGGCCAACCCCTCGAGCGCATCTTCGAGGACTCGCTGCACGACCGCTGGTACACCGCGACCCAGGCGCAGGACTACGGCTTCATCGACGGGATCGTGGCCTCGATCGCCGAGGTGATGCCGCGACAACGCGCGCGCGTCGGACTGGGGGTGAACGCATGA
- a CDS encoding MDR family MFS transporter has product MTASVDRASIGLRSPRGPILGALMLATGLIAIDATILATAVPSIVRDLGSYQQFPWLFSVYLLAQAVSVPIYSRFADTVGRKPIILLGIALFLLGSILCGFAWSMPALIVFRIIQGLGAGAVAPMAMTIVGDIYTVAERAKVQGYIASVWAISSVVGPALGGIFAQLDAWRWIFWVNIPLCLIAAWMLQLKYKEQKQTERHRIDYAGAVLLTVGLTGLILGMLEGGNAWAWISVQSALCFGIGIVALALFAMVERRVAEPIVDLRLAARPLILTTTLVSLGVGALMIGVTSFAPAYLEGSLGIAPLLSGLAVAALTLGWPIAAANVGRLYLRIGFRRTTLIGMSIASVAAIVLASVSSWPNPWVLSLIAFVLGFGLGWSAAPTLIAAQSSVGWGERGAVTGMNAFARSAGSAVGVAVFGAISNAAIAQGAGPDDPDTIIHASVWVFVAVAVTALLTLLAAAFMPKDKVEDHSGEPAS; this is encoded by the coding sequence GTGACTGCCTCCGTCGACCGCGCCTCCATCGGACTCCGGTCGCCGAGAGGCCCCATCCTCGGCGCGTTGATGCTCGCGACCGGGCTCATCGCGATCGATGCCACGATCCTCGCCACCGCGGTGCCCAGCATCGTCCGCGATCTCGGCAGCTATCAGCAGTTCCCGTGGTTGTTCTCGGTGTATCTGCTGGCGCAGGCCGTGAGCGTCCCCATCTACTCCCGGTTCGCCGACACGGTCGGCCGCAAGCCGATCATCCTGCTCGGCATCGCCCTGTTCCTCCTCGGCTCGATCCTCTGCGGCTTCGCGTGGAGCATGCCCGCGCTGATCGTCTTCCGCATCATCCAGGGGCTCGGCGCGGGCGCGGTCGCGCCGATGGCCATGACGATCGTCGGAGACATCTACACCGTCGCCGAGCGCGCCAAGGTGCAGGGGTACATCGCGAGTGTGTGGGCGATCTCCTCCGTCGTCGGCCCGGCGCTCGGCGGCATCTTCGCTCAGCTCGACGCGTGGCGCTGGATCTTCTGGGTCAACATCCCGCTGTGTCTGATCGCGGCCTGGATGCTGCAACTCAAGTACAAGGAGCAGAAGCAGACCGAGCGGCACCGGATCGACTACGCCGGAGCCGTGCTGCTCACAGTCGGGTTGACGGGCTTGATCCTCGGGATGCTCGAGGGGGGCAACGCCTGGGCGTGGATCTCCGTCCAGAGCGCGCTGTGCTTCGGGATCGGCATCGTGGCTCTCGCCCTCTTCGCGATGGTCGAACGCCGGGTCGCGGAGCCCATCGTCGACCTCCGCCTTGCGGCCAGGCCGCTGATCCTGACCACCACCCTCGTCTCGCTCGGGGTGGGTGCCCTCATGATCGGCGTCACCAGCTTCGCGCCCGCCTACCTCGAGGGCTCGCTGGGCATCGCGCCGCTGCTGTCGGGTCTGGCCGTCGCCGCGTTGACGCTCGGGTGGCCGATCGCCGCAGCGAACGTGGGGCGCCTGTATCTGCGCATCGGATTCCGTCGCACCACTCTGATCGGTATGAGCATCGCCTCGGTCGCGGCGATCGTCCTCGCGTCGGTGTCTTCGTGGCCGAACCCCTGGGTGCTGTCGCTGATCGCGTTCGTCCTCGGGTTCGGGCTCGGGTGGAGCGCCGCGCCGACCCTCATCGCCGCCCAGTCCTCCGTGGGGTGGGGCGAGCGCGGAGCTGTGACGGGCATGAATGCGTTCGCGCGCTCAGCGGGCAGCGCCGTGGGAGTTGCGGTGTTCGGGGCGATCTCGAACGCGGCCATCGCGCAGGGCGCCGGCCCCGATGACCCCGACACGATCATCCACGCATCGGTCTGGGTGTTCGTCGCGGTCGCCGTGACCGCCCTGCTCACGCTGCTCGCCGCCGCTTTCATGCCGAAGGACAAGGTCGAGGACCACTCCGGCGAGCCCGCCTCCTAG